One genomic window of Nicotiana sylvestris chromosome 10, ASM39365v2, whole genome shotgun sequence includes the following:
- the LOC104234978 gene encoding protein SABRE-like isoform X2, whose translation MPLCFQKSFTLPKVDVKFVHRVEGFMVENSIMGIHLKGSKTQSIEDVGESTQLHVQLEISEIHLLKDAGTSIVEISKLETIASVYIPFEPASPIRSEIGVKLGGTRCNLIITRLNPWMRLHASKKKKMVLREESSTREKIKSSDHKTIMWTATISAPEMSIMVYDLNGLPFCHACSQSLHVFSNNTSSAGPVMQTEIVEFNLNMSDEHQECIKDLFGVEKNISSLIHIAKVSLDMGRKDLDSPEEGLNCKKVLSVDVPGMGICLTYRRLASLISAAFSFKCFLKSFSVTGKKPNTQGTKSSKPSGKGIQEIKFNLQQCSLNIIGEAGLENAVVPDPKRVNYGSQGGRIVISVSTDGTPRTANIISTASDELEKVKYSVSLDIFHLKFCMNKEKQSTQVELERAKSIFQEHLEDRNLVTKVTLLDMQNTKFVKRSGGLKEIATCSLFSASDISVRWEPDAHIALFELGLQLKLLVHNQKLQEPAKEGDFKDNEQGKETSKESLQLEKQHKKRESVFAVDVEVLNISAEVGDGVETAVQVQSIFSENARIGMLLEGIVLSFNNARLFRSSRMQISRIPKPSSSAPNEKTENGTTWDWVIQALDVHICMPYRLQLRAIDDSVEEMIRALKLVTAAKTKLMFPNKEEKPKVKKTSSTKIGRVRFCIKKLTADIEEEPIQGWLDEHYQLWKNGACESAVRLNFLDELISKGGKCEGSAEGNDPLDDGKINITGEEIDVEDTSAIQKLREEIYKQSFRSYYQACKKLVLAEGSGACNEGFQAGFKLSTARTSLFSISATELDVSLTKIEGGDAGMIELLQKLDPVCRAHSIPFSRLYGGNINLHTGSLVVRIRNYTSPLLAANSGRCEGRLVMAQQATPFQPQMQQNVFIGRWRKVRLLRSVTGTTPPMKTYLDLPLHFQKAEISYGVGFEPALTDLSYAFTVALRRANLSIRNPNPDPPPPKKEKSLPWWDEMRHYIHGSSTLYFDESQINILSSTDPYEKSNKLQIASGYMEIQQADGRIYAFVKDFKILLSSLDSLSRNTDLKHPTGFSCTFLEAPALSVEVLMEWDCDSGNPLNHYLFALPNEGVPREKVFDPFRSTFLSLRWNLLLRPSLPFRDNQSEVSSADNQGLSSTAAFGAQKKDTGAVNSPTIQVGPHDLAWLIKFWNLNFIPPQKLRTFSRWPRFGVPRIPRSGNLSLDRVMTEFMFRIDSTPTCIKHMPLYDDDPAKGLTFTMTKLKFEIYLGRGKQKYTFESVRDPLELVYQGIDLHIPKAFISRDDSISVAKVVQKARKESQTAVLDTSTNDKLGSMSGSMDRYQDDGFLLSSEYFTIRRQSPKADPERLLAWQEAGRRNIETTCVKSEVDNESESEDKTRSDPSDDDGYNVVIADNCQRIFVYGLKILWTLEIRDAVRSWVAGLSKAFEPSKPSPSRQYAQRKLLEESKVINSIESHENGNQKSPPSQDAGPSRSQDAGPSRSQDDNSKSPPEQAGPPKSQLEPPPSNAVKADTPQSSSTAKLGVAEDSEGEGTRHFMVNVIEPQFNLHSEDANGRFLLAAVSGRVLARSFHSVISIGYEVIEQALGGGDVQIPESQPQMTWNRMELSVMLEQVQAHVAPTDVDPGAGLQWLPKIRRSSPKVKRTGALLERVFMPCDMYFRYTRHKGGTTQLKVKPLKELSFNSHNITAAMTSRQFQVMLDVLTNLLLARAPKPRKVSFSYSEGDDEDDEEEADEVVPDGVEEVELARVELEREERVQKLIQEDIRKLSLSTDVSVDMGPVKEGDLWILSGGRSILVQKLKKELVNAKKSKKVASASLRMALQKAAQIRLMEKEKNKSPSCAMRISLQINKLVWSMLVDGKSFAEAEINDMIYDFDRDYKDIGIAKFTIKYFVVRNCLPNAKSDMLLSAWNPPPEWGKKVMVRVDAKQGAPKDGNSTIELLQVEIYPLKIHLTESMYRMMWAYFFPEDEQDSQRRQEVWKVSTTAGAKRAKKGSVQEAPASSSHLTKDSQSSSYGDLSLASKVQNQKANVTAVTPKLRRTSSFDRNWEENVAESVANELVLQMHSSSVSSSKSGPLSNIEQPDEANRNKSKESKLVKSGRSSHEEKKVGKTHDEKKSRPRRMREFHNIKISQVELQITYEGSRFAVGDMRLLMDTFHRVEFTGTWQRLFSRVKKHIIWGVLKSVTGMQGKKFKANNQKEASAASVPNIDLNLSDSDGGSAEKSEQNLLSWPKRPTDGAGDGFVTSVKGLFNSQRKKAKAFVLRTMRGEEDDLHGDWSEGEAEFSPFARQLTITKAKKLIRRHTKKFRSRGAKGLSSQQESLPSSPRENAPFDSDSSSETSPYEHE comes from the exons ATGCCTCTATGTTTCCAGAAAAG CTTCACTTTACCCAAAGTGGATGTGAAGTTTGTGCACCGGGTAGAGGGTTTTATGGTTGAGAATAGCATTATGGGCATCCACCTAAAAGGCTCAAAAACTCAATCTATTGAAGATGTTGGAGAAAGCACGCAACTTCATGTTCAGTTGGAGATCAGTGAAATTCAT CTACTTAAAGATGCCGGCACATCAATTGTCGAGATATCAAAACTTGAAACCATTGCTTCAGTTTATATTCCGTTTGAG CCTGCTTCACCGATCAGATCTGAAATTGGTGTTAAGCTTGGAGGTACGCGGTGCAACCTCATAATTACAAGATTAAATCCTTGGATGCGCCTTCATGcttcaaagaaaaagaagatggtACTCCGAGAAGAAAGTTCTACTCGTGAAAAAATAAAGTCATCTGATCATAAAACCATTATGTGGACCGCCACTATTTCGGCCCCTGAAATGAGTATAATGGTCTATGATCTGAATGGCTTGCCATTCTGTCAT GCTTGTTCTCAGTCTTTACATGTCTTTTCCAATAATACATCAAGTGCAGGCCCAGTAATGCAAACAGAAATTGTTGAATTCAATCTAAACATGTCTGACGAGCATCAAGAATGCATAAAGGACCTGTTTGGGGTTGAAAAAAACATTAGTTCACTAATTCATATAGCAAAAGTCAGTCTTGATATGGGCAGGAAAGATTTGGATTCACCTGAAGAGGGACTTAACTGTAAAAAAGTTCTCTCTGTTGATGTTCCTGGAATGGGTATATGCTTGACCTATAGGCGCCTCGCATCCCTGATATCAGCAGCTTTTTCTTTCAAATGTTTCCTGAAGAGTTTCTCTGTCACTGGTAAGAAACCAAATACCCAGGGAACGAAATCATCCAAGCCATCaggaaaagggattcaagaaataAAATTTAATCTACAACAGTGCTCTTTAAATATAATTGGAGAGGCGGGCTTGGAAAATGCTGTTGTTCCTGACCCGAAACGGGTCAATTATGGATCTCAGGGTGGTCGTATTGTGATTAGTGTTTCAACTGATGGTACTCCCCGCACTGCAAATATAATATCTACAGCTTCAGATGAATTAGAAAAAGTGAAGTACTCTGTGTCCCTTGATATTTTCCACCTAAAATTTTGTATGAACAAGGAGAAACAATCGACACAGGTGGAGCTTGAAAGAGCCAAATCTATTTTTCAAGAACATTTAGAAGACAGAAACCTTGTCACTAAAGTTACATTGCTTGATATGCAGAATACAAAGTTTGTGAAACGATCTGGTGGCCTTAAAGAGATTGCGACGTGCTCTCTCTTTAGTGCCAGCGATATATCAGTTAGATGGGAGCCTGATGCGCATATAGCATTGTTTGAGCTGGGCCTTCAATTGAAGTTGCTCGTGCACAATCAAAAGCTTCAAGAACCTGCTAAAGAAGGAGATTTTAAAGATAATGAGCAGGGCAAAGAGACCTCCAAAGAATCACTACAGCTGGAGAAACAACACAAGAAAAGAGAATCAGTTTTTGCTGTTGATGTGGAAGTGCTTAATATATCTGCTGAAGTTGGAGATGGTGTTGAGACAGCAGTTCAGGTGCAGTCGATCTTTTCAGAAAATGCTCGGATAGGTATGCTTCTTGAAGGGATCGTGCTCAGCTTCAACAATGCAAGACTATTTAGAAGCAGCAGGATGCAAATTTCTCGTATTCCCAAACCCTCTAGCAGCGCACCAAATGAAAAAACTGAGAATGGCACAACATGGGATTGGGTAATTCAAGCCCTTGATGTTCATATATGCATGCCATACAGGTTGCAATTGCGTGCAATAGACGATTCTGTTGAGGAAATGATTCGAGCTTTAAAGCTCGTAACTGCTGCAAAGACTAAACTTATGTTTCCCAATAAGGAAGAGAAACCGAAAGTTAAAAAGACTAGTTCAACAAAAATTGGTCGAGTCAGATTCTGCATAAAGAAGCTCACGGCTGATATTGAAGAAGAACCAATACAGGGATGGCTTGATGAACATTATCAGCTATGGAAGAACGGGGCCTGTGAATCAGCGGTCAGATTAAACTTTCTTGATGAACTTATTTCCAAAGGCGGAAAATGTGAAGGTTCcgctgaaggaaatgatcctCTTGATGATGGCAAGATCAATATTACTGGAGAAGAGATCGATGTAGAGGATACTTCAGCCATTCAGAAACTGCGGGAGGAGATCTACAAGCAGTCATTCAGGTCATATTACCAGGCATGCAAAAAGCTTGTTCTGGCAGAAGGATCTGGGGCCTGTAATGAAGGATTTCAAGCGGGCTTCAAGCTTAGCACTGCAAGAACTTCTCTTTTTTCAATTTCTGCTACCGAATTAGATGTAAGCTTGACAAAAATTGAAGGAGGTGATGCAGGGATGATAGAGCTTCTGCAAAAGCTTGATCCAGTATGCCGTGCACATAGCATCCCATTTTCACGATTATATGGTGGTAACATCAATTTGCATACAGGTTCTCTTGTTGTTCGGATAAGAAACTACACATCTCCGCTTCTTGCTGCTAATTCAGGCCGATGTGAAGGCCGTCTTGTAATGGCTCAGCAG GCAACACCTTTTCAGCCCCAAATGCAGCAAAATGTGTTCATTGGGAGATGGAGGAAGGTCCGTTTGCTTCGATCAGTCACTGGGACAACTCCACCAATGAAAACATATTTGGATTTGCCCTTACACTTTCAGAAAGCAGAAATTTCATATGGAGTTGGTTTTGAACCTGCATTGACTGATCTCAGCTATGCTTTCACTGTGGCCCTTCGTAGGGCCAATTTGAGCATCAGAAATCCAAATCCGGATCCTCCTCCACCTAAAAAGGAAAAGAGCTTGCCATGGTGGGATGAAATGAGACACTACATTCATGGGAGCTCCACCTTATATTTCGATGAGTCTCAAATCAATATTCTTTCCAGTACAGATCCTTATGAAAAGTCCAACAAGCTTCAGATAGCATCTGGGTATATGGAGATCCAGCAGGCAGATGGTCGTATTTATGCTTTTGTGAAGGACTTCAAGATTCTATTAAGCAGTTTGGATAGCTTGTCGAGGAACACTGACTTAAAACATCCAACTGGCTTTTCCTGCACTTTCCTAGAAGCCCCGGCCTTGAGTGTTGAAGTTTTAATGGAATGGGATTGTGATTCTGGAAATCCTCTAAACCATTATTTGTTTGCTCTTCCAAATGAAGGTGTGCCTCGTGAAAAAGTTTTTGATCCCTTTAGGTCAACTTTTCTGTCCCTACGGTGGAATCTTTTGCTTAGGCCCTCTCTTCCCTTCCGTGATAATCAGTCAGAGGTATCCTCTGCGGATAATCAGGGTCTCTCGAGCACTGCTGCCTTTGGTGCTCAAAAGAAAGATACCGGGGCAGTCAATTCACCAACAATACAGGTTGGTCCTCATGATTTGGCATGGCTAATCAAATTTTGGAACTTAAACTTCATTCCTCCTCAGAAGTTGCGGACCTTTTCAAGATGGCCGCGTTTTGGAGTTCCAAGAATTCCTAGATCTGGCAATCTGTCATTGGACAGAGTAATGACTGAATTTATGTTTAGAATTGATTCAACACcaacatgcataaagcatatgCCTTTATATGATGATGACCCGGCAAAGGGGCTGACATTTACAATGACAAAGTTAAAATTTGAAATTTATTTAGGCCGGGGTAAGCAAAAGTACACATTTGAGAGTGTACGAGACCCTCTTGAACTTGTGTACCAAGGTATTGACCTTCACATTCCAAAGGCATTTATCAGTAGAGATGATAGCATTAGTGTTGCAAAAGTAGTTCAAAAGGCTAGAAAAGAATCACAAACTGCAGTTTTGGATACTTCTACTAATGATAAACTTGGCAGTATGAGTGGCAGCATGGACAGATATCAAGATGACGGTTTTCTTTTATCATCCGAATACTTCACGATCAGAAGGCAATCCCCAAAGGCTGACCCAGAGAGGTTATTGGCATGGCAAGAAGCTGGTAGAAGAAATATTGAGACGACATGCGTTAAGTCTGAAGTtgataatgagagtgaaagtGAGGACAAGACAAGATCTGATCCAAGTGACGATGATGGATACAATGTAGTAATAGCAGATAATTGTCAACGTATCTTCGTCTATGGTCTTAAGATTTTGTGGACACTTGAAATAAGAGATGCTGTTCGGTCCTGGGTAGCTGGATTATCTAAAGCCTTTGAACCTTCAAAACCATCTCCCTCTAGGCAATATGCGCAACGAAAGCTGCTGGAGGAAAGTAAGGTGATTAATAGTATTGAATCGCATGAAAATGGTAACCAGAAGTCTCCTCCCAGTCAAGATGCAGGGCCGTCAAGGAGTCAAGATGCAGGGCCATCAAGGAGTCAAGATGATAATAGTAAGTCTCCTCCAGAACAAGCAGGGCCACCAAAATCACAATTAGAACCACCGCCATCAAATGCAGTTAAAGCAGACACTCCTCAGTCTAGTTCTACTG CAAAGCTTGGTGTTGCTGAAGACTCTGAGGGGGAGGGGACTCGCCATTTTATGGTGAACGTCATTGAACCACAATTCAACCTTCACTCGGAGGATGCAAAT GGTAGATTTCTGTTAGCTGCTGTGAGTGGTCGTGTTTTGGCTCGTTCATTCCATTCAGTTATTTCCATTGGCTATGAAGTGATTGAGCAAGCTCTTGGTGGAGGAGATGTCCAAATTCCTGAGTCTCAACCACAAATGACGTGGAATCGCATGGAGTTGTCTGTGATGTTAGAACAGGTACAGGCACATGTCGCCCCAACTGATGTAGATCCAGGGGCTGGACTGCAGTGGCTTCCTAAAATTCGGAGAAGCTCACCTAAAGTTAAACGCACTGGAGCATTACTTGAAAGAGTGTTTATGCCTTGTGATATGTATTTCCGCTACACTAGACATAAAGGCGGAACAACACAGTTGAAG GTGAAACCCTTGAAGGAGCTTTCATTCAATTCTCATAACATAACAGCAGCAATGACGTCTCGTCAATTTCAAGTTATGTTAGATGTGTTGACCAATCTTCTCCTTGCTCGGGCTCCAAA GCCTCGAAAAGTTAGTTTCTCATATTCAGAAGgtgatgatgaagatgatgaagaagaggctgatGAAGTCGTTCCTGATGGAGTGGAAGAGGTAGAATTAGCAAGAGTGGAGCTTGAGCGTGAAGAACGAGTCCAGAAGTTGATCCAGGAAGATATTAGGAAATTATCTCTTTCTACTGATGTTTCCGTGGACATGGGCCCCGTAAAGGAAGGTGATCTCTGGATTCTTAGTGGTGGAAGGTCCATATTG GTGCAAAAACTGAAGAAAGAGCTGGTAAAtgctaaaaaatcaaaaaaagttGCATCTGCTTCTCTAAGGATGGCTTTACAGAAGGCTGCACAGATACGGTTGAtggagaaagaaaaaaacaaaagtcCTTCTTGTGCTATGCGCATCTCTTTGCAAATTAATAAACTGGTCTGGAGTATGCTTGTGGATGGTAAATCATTTGCTGAAGCTGAAATAAATGACATG ATATATGATTTTGACCGGGATTACAAAGATATTGGAATTGCTAAGTTCACAATAAAGTACTTTGTTGTGAGGAACTGCCTGCCCAACGCCAAGTCGGATATGCTTTTATCAGCATGGAATCCTCCTCCAGAATGGGGAAA AAAAGTTATGGTTCGGGTAGATGCTAAACAGGGAGCTCCAAAAGATGGAAACTCTACCATTGAACTATTGCAG GTGGAGATTTATCCCTTAAAGATACATCTGACTGAGTCAATGTACAGAATGATGTGGGCGTATTTTTTCCCAGAAGATGAACAAGACTCCCAGAGGCGGCAG GAAGTATGGAAAGTTTCAACAACTGCTGGTGCCAAACGTGCAAAGAAAGGCTCAGTGCAGGAAGCACCAGCGTCAAGTAGCCATTTAACTAAAGATTCTCAGTCTTCCTCTTATGGTGATTTATCCCTA GCATCAAAGGTGCAGAACCAAAAAGCTAATGTTACTGCTGTGACCCCTAAGCTAAGACGAACATCCTCCTTTGATAGAAACTGGGAAGAAAATGTAGCTGAATCTGTTGCTAATGAACTTGTACTGCAAATGCACTCATCAAGTGTTTCTTCTTCAAAAAGTGGGCCCCTCTCAAATATTGAGCAGCCAGATGAAGCTAACAGAAACAAATCCAAGGAATCAAAATTAGTTAAATCTGGTCGTTCCTCTCATGAAGAGAAAAAGGTGGGGAAGACACATGATGAGAAAAAATCTAGGCCCCGAAGAATGAGAGAGTTCCACAATATCAAGATTAGTCAA GTTGAGTTACAAATTACATATGAAGGATCAAGATTTGCTGTGGGTGATATGAGATTGCTGATGGATACATTCCATCGCGTTGAATTTACTGGAACCTGGCAGAGATTATTCTCACGAGTTAAGAAGCATATCATCTGGGGAGTCCTTAAATCAGTAACGGGAATGCAG GGCAAGAAGTTCAAAGCAAACAACCAAAAGGAAGCCAGTGCTGCTAGTGTTCCCAATATTGATCTTAATCTCAGTGATAGTGATGGTGGTTCAGCTGAAAAATCTGAGCAGAACCTGCTATCCTGGCCTAAGCGTCCCACTGATGGCGCAGGTGATGGGTTTGTCACCTCAGTAAAAGGCCTTTTTAATTCCCAGCGCAAAAAGGCTAAGGCTTTCGTGCTTCGCACAATGAGGGGTGAAGAAGATGACTTACACGGTGACTGGAGTGAAGGTGAGGCGGAATTCTCTCCTTTTGCGAGACAACTGACCATAACAAAGGCCAAGAAGCTGATTAGACGGCATACAAAGAAGTTCCGTTCCAGAGGGGCAAAAG GTTTATCTTCTCAACAAGAATCACTTCCTTCATCACCAAGAGAAAACGCCCCATTTGATAGTGATTCTTCAAGTGAAACATCGCCTTACGAGCATGAGTAG